The sequence below is a genomic window from Sander vitreus isolate 19-12246 unplaced genomic scaffold, sanVit1 ctg550_0, whole genome shotgun sequence.
gtgggtttggtgatgggaacatagggtcctCTGTCTGCCCCCAGCCTGTTCTACCTTGAAGGAGTGTTTGTAGATGAATACATCCAGCCCTCCCTCCATCTTCTTGGGTTTGCTGAAGAGAACGAGCTCCTCAAACAGGAAGATGTGGCGCTGACATTTCCTCCTCCCGGTGCAGACAGTGAACTCATCCTGGCGGATCAGCTGACCCTGCTCCTTCAGGTTCACCTGGACAGGTAGAGAGAGCTTCAGGTCACATGTTTGGGTCCAACAGGGACTCAGAGTTACAGATTGAGAGTCTGAGTTTTAATAAACTTACGTCACAGTCTCGGATGGCGTCCATTGCCAGCAGGTCGTTGCCATGGCGAAGCTGGAATTTGACCATGTTGGTAGCGGCCTGCAGCGCGTTAAGCTCCGCCTCCTGGGCCACGGCCACTTCCTTCATGAGGTCGGTGAGCAGCAGAGCGTATTTACTCATCCTCTGAACCGGCTTCAACAGGTAGGAGGACAGATCCATCTTATCACCCAGATCCAGCTGTTTCCTctggggggagggagaggggggggagagagagagagagagagagagagagagagagagagagggggggggagagagagagagagagagagagagagagagagagagagagagagagacagagagagagagagagagagagagagagagagagagagagagagagagagagggaaagagagagacagagagagagagagagagacagagagaaacagagagagagaaagagagagaggagagagagacagagagagagagagagagagagagagagacagagagaaagagagagagagagagagagagagagagcagggagagagagagagagagagagagagagacagagagagagagagagagagagagagagacagagagagagagagagagagagagagagagacgagagagagagagagagagcagagagagagagagagagagagagagagagagagagagagagagagagagagagagagagagagagagacagagagagagagagagagagagagagagagagagagagacagagagagagagacagagagagagagagagagagggagagagagagagagagagagagagagagagagagagagagagagagagagagagagagagagagagacagagagagagagagagagacagagagagacagagagagagagacagagagagagagagagagagagagagagagagagagagagagcgacagagagagagagagacagagagagagagagacagagagagagagagagggaggaagggggagGAAGGTCAGCGTGTTGGTACTTCATTAGGgatgtcagcattaacgcgttaatcacgatgtgattaagggccgagcataatgcgttaactattttttttatcgccatttattaatttattttcacttccctcatctttgcgtcgtgcctaacaggatactactactactactactactactactacaactactactactactactacttcctcctaacacatcctgctgctgcaggaatagcaacgcagatttctgCTCCTCATTCtggctccactgatatgtctgctcttctctctgctgctctgaaacagacaaaatcagttaacactatactcgacagcagctaacgttagcctaccgctagccagttaacactatactcgacagcagctaacgttagcctaccgctagctagttaacactatactcgacagcagctgacgttagcctaccgctagccagttaacactatactcgacagcagctaacgttagcctaccgctagctagttaacactatactcgacagcagctaacgttagcctaccgctagctagttaacactatactcgacagcagctaacgttagcctaccgctagctagttaacactatactcgacagcagctgacgttagcctaccgctagctagttaacactatactcgacagcagctaacgttagcctaccgctagctagttaacactatactagacagcagctgacgttagcctaccgctagctagttaacactatactcgacagcagctaacgttagcctaccgctagctagttaacactatgctcgacagcagctaacgttagcctaccgctagctagttaacactatactcgacagcagctaacgttagcctaccgctagctagttaacactatactcgacagcagctaacgttagcctaccgctagctagttaacactatactcgacagcagctaacgttagcctaccgctagctagttaacactatactcgacagcagctaacgttagcctaccgctagctagttaacactatactcgacagcagctaacgttagcctaccgctagctagttaacactatactcgacagcagctaacgttagcctaccgctagctagttaacactatactcgacagcagctaacgttagcctaccgctagctagttaacactatactcgacagcagctaacgttagcctaccgctagctagttaacactatgctcgacagcagctaacgttagcctaccgctagctagttaacactatactcgacagcagctaacgttagcctaccgctagctagttaacactatactcgacagcagctaacgttagcctaccgctagccagttaacactatactcaacagcagctaacgttagcctaccgctagctagttaacactatactcgacagcagctaacgttagcctaccgctagctagttaacactatactcgacagcagctaacgttagcctaccgctagctagtagctggattaaacagggttaaatgctgacagctaacgctaaacggtgtaaagtgtgactgtgttttactgtagaggattcaacaccgggatgtaacaaccTGCAGctggtcggagaaacaacacagacggtgcgttcaatgaaactggtaaactacagcctcgtggtgcatttgaagttattgtaaatgtccttttccatctggttgttgtttttgtcgttcaacagcagtttactagtgaaataagttattgttattgttctacattattattaatcatttaatgttgaccatatggccttagcaataaacaagccgttctttaatgtcaccaactgttgtttagttcctttttatttctttttttactttcctaATCGTCctttgacccattttctaaaagtttctatagcagaaatttgggtttctatcAACCTAAATGTCCAAAAAagataacgtggatggttctgTACGACGCTCtttacaagttaaataaatgatccgttcactattttctttaaatttgggcgttttattcaattttataccATTTGAATAAAAGAACTGATAAAAGATGAcggaaaaagcttaaaaaaacatcGGGGAAAAAACAcgacaaaaacgtccaaaaagcgcagatgaaaaatgacaaaaacgacGAAAAAAGCGTCAgaaaacaggttttttttattatttggacCGAGAAAAAACAGAAGTTGCGtaaaggacaacatgagggttaaaaaGTACCGCttcaggcaccggtaccgttcaTAAAGTACCACTttaggcaccggtaccgttcaTAAAGTACCGCTCTAGCACCGGTACCGTTCATACAGTACCGATTTAGGCACCGGTACCCGTTCATAAAAGTACCGCTCTAGTACCGGTACCGTTCATAAGTACCGCTTCAGGCACGGTACCGTTCATAAAGTACCGCTTTAGGCACGGTACCGTTCATAAAGTACCGCTCTAGCACGGTACCGTTCATAAAAGTACGCTCTAGGCACGGTACCCGTTCATAAAGTACCGCTTCAGGCACGGTACCATTCATAAAGTACCGTTCATAAAAAGTACCTCTCTAGCACGGTACCGTTCATAAAGTACCTCTCTAGCACCGGTACCGTTCATAAAGTACCGCttcaggcaccggtaccgttcaTAAAGTACCGCTCTAGCACCGGTACCGTTCATAAAGTACCGCTctaggcaccggtaccgttcaTAAAGTACCGctcaggcaccggtaccgttcaTAAAGTACCACTttaggcaccggtaccgttcaTAAAGTACCGCttcaggcaccggtaccgttcaTAAAGTACCACTttaggcaccggtaccgttcaTAAAGTACCTTTCATACAAGTACCGTTCATAAAGTACCACTttaggcaccggtaccgttcaTACAGTACCACTttaggcaccggtaccgttcaTAAAGTACCGCTCTAGCACCGGTACCGTTCATAAAGTACCGCttcaggcaccggtaccgttcaTAAAGTACCGCTCTAGCACCGGTACCGTTCATAAAGTACCGCttcaggcaccggtaccgttcaTAAAGTACCGCTTctaggcaccggtaccgttcaTACAGTACCACTttaggcaccggtaccgttcaTAAAGTACCGCTCTAGTACCGGTACCGTTCATAAAGTACCGCttcaggcaccggtaccgttcaTAAAGTACCGCTCTAGTACCGGTACCCAAACCAAACATTggctctagattcaaatgtgactattaaatatataataaataataactaaTCTTAAAGTCAGGtccataaagtcactttctttgcctccatttgattcccagttaagatcctctggtaagaacaGCTCTCACtgttaaagagcccatattatgaaagaatccctttttctgggatttggggagttatttagtgtctctggaGCTTCCACAGACTCTgaaaacaaccctccatgctgttctgagtgagatatggttcctgaatgtgtcctgtcttcagtctccgggtcagctggtcaacatctgcacggcttgtgacgtcactagccgaaacgcgctggctaaccgcaaccgttagctcgtagcgttagcatgctagcatgctacctcgttctcaatagcaaagcactgctacaacacacaccagttcaccatcatctactaaagaactacttccatgtgcgccctcatttagaagaagtctcccagctaatcctgccttgtaactgactgaaggtggagaaacagcctttcttttactgtctatggagctagctagctgacatgagctacatctgagctactgagcatgtgcgagagcaatcaaagatagtacagaagaagagaagaggtctcactctgtagctgaaacagagaccagctgaaagaggatctgcagcagtgagagagagctgggcagtacaacaacaatatggtgttttttgataattaaaccatgtaaacctattctggtacaaccttaaaatacagttatgaacctgaaaatgagcagaatatgggcgctttaatgtGGACTTATAagctgttctgaaatgcaaaataatagcatTTAAATCGTGAttaaacatgcgattaatcgtgattaactacaGACGTTCAGCGATTAATCAGGATTAAGAacgtatcgtttgacagccctgtaCTTCTTCCAGGTATGGGACGATGAACAGAAGAATACTTCTACAACGTGAGACAGGAGCACAACAATTAAAACATTAGAGAAACTTAAAAagtggaaggaaggaaggccagaatatctaataataataataataataataataataataataatcatcatcatcatcttgcAGACTATTGATTGAGGGGAAAGAAGTGATTCTAAAACCGTTGGAGTGGTTTCCACGGCCCTTTGAGCTCCTGGTTATACTGATATTGTAATGTTGTGTAATGTAACGCTGATCAGAGTCAGCTGACTTGTTTCTCTAACATTTAAATgagtcagaggtcagaggtcaggggtcagaggtctggggtcagaggtcaggggtcagaggtcaggggtcaggggtcaggggtcagaggtcaggggtcagaggtcaggggtcagaggtcaggggtcaGGAGGTCAGGGGGAGGTCTCACCCTGAAGAAGGAGTTCCCGTGGTTGGCCAGCAGGGCGTCAGACTTTGGTTTGTTCTTGCTGTACAGAGCGTACAGCCCAAACTGCTCCTGCTgctcacacacagaaataataacaatgatgatgataataacaatgataataataataataataataataataataataataataataataataataatgataataataataataatgataataataataataatgataataataatgatgataataataataataataataataataatgataataataatgataatgatgataataataataataatgataatgatgataataatgatgattatgataataataatgatgatgataataataataataataataacaataataataataataataataataataataatgatgataataataacaataataatgataatgataataataatgataatgataataataataataataataataataataataataataatccattcatccaggtAATAATCCACTAATTAATACACTATGTAAACAAGACATAAAAAGGAATCAATGTCTAACAACGCAACACAAACATAGAaataaagtgtatatatatatatatatctctgtgcgtgtgtatctgtgtgtgtgtcctacatGTCTGAGGAAGCAGTGGGggactctgagtgtgtgtgtgtgtgtgtcctacatGTCTGAGGAAGCAGTAGGggactctgagtgtgtgtgtgtgtgtcctacatGTCTGAGGAAGCAGTGGGggactctgagtgtgtgtgtgtgtgtcctacatGTCTGAGGAAGCAGTAGGGGACtctgagtgggtgtgtgtgtgtcctacatGTCTGAGGAAGCAGTAGGggactctgagtgtgtgtgtgtgtgtcctacatGTCTGAGGAAGCAGTGGGggactctgagtgtgtgtgtgtgtgtcctacatGTCTGAGGAAGCAGTAGGggactctgagtgtgtgtgtgtgtgtcctacatGTCTGAGGAAGCAGTGGGGGACTCtgagtgtgtaggtgtgtgtgtgtcctacatGTCTGAGGAAGCAGTGGGGGACtctgagtgggtgtgtgtgtgtcctacatGTCTGAGGAAGCAGTAGGGGACtctgagtgggtgtgtgtgtgtcctacatGTCTGAGGAAGCAGTGGGGGACTCTGAGTGGGTGTTTCCAGCAGGCCTCCAGCTCTCTGAGGAAGAACTGGCTGTGGAAGTCCAGCAGCTTCTCCAGGTTCCCGAAGACCACGGAGCGTTTCCCCCGCAGGTCCTGGGGCAGGTCGGCGCGCTCCATCTCGGGGAAGTAGTGATGGATGATGTAGTGCAGGGAGCGCACGTACTCCCTCTCCGTGGTCACCATCTCCTCCACCACGTGACGCAGCTtactgcagagacacacacgtcaATCAAACTTCATCCGTTTACAACAAGAGACACAAGCAGAGCAGGACAACCTTTCATCCATCGATACATTTCAACAGCTCTTAAATATGTCAGTTAACATAAAATACACTTTCAGTTGCAGTTCTTGAAGTTAAAATGGTGAATCATGAGTCAATGTGTATCGTTTCATCCCCGGAAATACTTAAAGTACTACAAACTTGTATTTGCGTACAGTAAGTACCTGagtagtgtgtgtctctgtgtgtgtgtgtgtgtgtgtgtgtgtgtgtatctctctgtgtgtctctgtgtatgtatgtgtgtttatgtatatatgtgtgtctctgtgtgtgtgtgtgtgtgtgtgtgtgtatctctctgtgtgtctctgtgtatgtgtgtgtgtttatgtatatatgtgtgtctctctgtgtgtgtgtgtgtctctgtctctgtgtgtgtgtgtgtgtctctctgtttatgtatatgtgtgtatgtctctgtctgtgtgtgtgtgtgtgtgtgtgtgtgtgtgtgtgtgtgtgtgtgtgtgtgtgtgtgtgtgtatctctgtgtgtgtgtgtgtgtgtgtgtatctctgtgtgtgtgtgtgtgtgtgtgtctgtgtgtgtgtgtgtgtgtgtgtgtgtctgtgtgtgtgtgtgtgtgtgtgtgtgtatctctgtgtgtgtgtgtgtgtgtatatcttgtACTACAGTAAGTACCTGAGTAGATGTACTCGAGCTGCTCTGTTAAAACCCACCAAAGACAAGAGAAGGTTCATTTTGATTACCCACCTTCCCCGGGGCCGGGGGTCTGATGCTCTCGGGCTGCCGATGGTCCTGGGGGTGCTGTGGGTCCCAGGGCTGCACGGTCCCTGTCCTGCCCAGCCATGAGTCCCCTTCCTGGGGCAGAGCGTCTGGTCGGCGGCCTCGGAGCTGCTGACCTCCAGGCCGCGGATGAACACGCCCGTGTTTCCTCTGCGCGCTGGCTCGCTGAGGGCGCGGTGACACGGCCCGTAGCGCGTGGTCTCAGGGGTGGACGGGCACTCGAAGCTCTGCGTCTTCCTGAGCGTCTGGCGCCGGACGGACGACAGGAAggacgaggaagaggagacgCGGGGGAGAGCTGGGCTGGGGGAGCAGGTTTCTGCTGAGACATCGGAGGAAATGCTACGGAACAGACGCTGCAGCAGGGGTGTGGGCTGTGGCGTGGGCTGTGGCGTCTGCTGTGGCGTGGAGGAGGTGAGGGGAAGCAGCGAGGAGGGGCGAGCGGGCGAGGAGGACGTGCTGCTGTCCTCGTCCGTCTCGTGGACGCCCCAGAGTCCCGACAGCGTTCCCCTGGAGGAGGCACATTTTAAACTTAAAACAGCTGATTATGTAGGTAGCCATTGGCCACAGAACCTCTTGTGTGAATTCTTTTGGATATCGTTCTGTTAGCTAGGACCATTTTTGGTCGGCCTATGTTCATTTA
It includes:
- the LOC144514360 gene encoding puratrophin-1-like — encoded protein: VLSLKCASSRGTLSGLWGVHETDEDSSTSSSPARPSSLLPLTSSTPQQTPQPTPQPTPLLQRLFRSISSDVSAETCSPSPALPRVSSSSSFLSSVRRQTLRKTQSFECPSTPETTRYGPCHRALSEPARRGNTGVFIRGLEVSSSEAADQTLCPRKGTHGWAGQGPCSPGTHSTPRTIGSPRASDPRPRGSKLRHVVEEMVTTEREYVRSLHYIIHHYFPEMERADLPQDLRGKRSVVFGNLEKLLDFHSQFFLRELEACWKHPLRVPHCFLRHQEQFGLYALYSKNKPKSDALLANHGNSFFRRKQLDLGDKMDLSSYLLKPVQRMSKYALLLTDLMKEVAVAQEAELNALQAATNMVKFQLRHGNDLLAMDAIRDCDVNLKEQGQLIRQDEFTVCTGRRKCQRHIFLFEELVLFSKPKKMEGGLDVFIYKHSFKTADVGLTESAGDDGLRFEIWFRRRTSKNQTFILQAASLDVKQAWTTGIARILWTQATRNKEMRLKEMVSMGVGSKPFLDIQPSDAAISDRAVHYIMKSRGARTRASIAVSVFDHSHPFKRGAVTSDPAASGPSSSGLLGPLNLHMYSQNSSPAAESSFITSCIEEDEQEHETSSQPSMTTESSGSSSRCLSGSTGSDSGCVSSHLQEDPPPPTITSTASTFQLNQVRSSARPPWCDDLLDSTVRVLPAAVWSFPDSFPVSCSSV